DNA sequence from the Microtus ochrogaster isolate Prairie Vole_2 chromosome 2, MicOch1.0, whole genome shotgun sequence genome:
CTCCTTGGATAGCACCAGCCCCAGGCTTCTGAGAGAAGTAAGCATGCAGGAAGGTATGTTAATGCTGTGCCAATGGAGAAGGCTGAGGGCTGGGCCTCCACTGCATCTCAGACCCTGGGCGAGTGACTGAGTCACCTCAGTTGCCTCTGATGACAACCAGTTTGGTTGTAAGGATGAACTGCAGCTACTCTCAAAGAATGCCTGCATCTTCAATGCAAGAGCAAATCTGGGCACAGGTGACCACACCTGCTTATGCTCCCATGCACTGTGCATAGACCAAGAGAACCTGTCCCTGACCAGCTTCTCTACACTGAGCTCACTCAGGTCTGATGTCTGGAGACCCTCACCTTGACCTGCTCatgatgtgtgtgaatgcagtgAGCAAACATGGCTAATGAAGGAATGAATAAAGGGAAGGTCTGACACAGAGTGGCTGGTGCCAGGTCCTGATGTCAGCTCTTCCACCCTCTAGACAGCAAAGCCACCATATTGTTACAAGCCTTGGCTTTTCTCCCTGTCAAGAGAAGATCTGGCTGATTTTAAATTTGATGCTGTATGTAGTTCCAAGTACACACCCAGGAACAAtcaccctttctctttccctggcGCAGATTTTCACATATTCTGAACTAAGGGTCAGAACATGGTGCTGTATGACTATGAAGAATGTCAGACAGAAGAATTCCCCCCAAGAGTTATGGGAGAGACTCAGAGGAGGGACAGGAACAAGTGTGGAAATGAGGCCCTGGAGGTAGTTACTGAAAGACCCCCCCGTCCAGCTTGTTAAAAAACTTagcaccattttgcaaggcttgtactgaatattcagggttttaacaaagggcagtttagaagctgccaaaacgagatagagacacctgtggctgggccgggggaggaacggtgaataccgagaaagacaccctgtctgccctagataagagccaaggcagcccatatctgaattctcgggaaccagggaccttgtcccgacttgaactcggccatattcaaactgaccaataaaaaccctgtaactatgcatctcgcttctgtaaccatgcttctgctccctttaccctataaaaacccactACCCCAGCCGGACAGCgtgccagtcctccgagagacttggacgccccaggtacctgtgtatctaaatgaacctcttgctgtttgcatccacacaagtggtctcgctgttccttgggaagggtctccccagactgaaagacactctcagaGGGTCTTTCAGTTACCAGGTAATGGTTCTAACTTGTGTAAATTTTCCTGAGTTCAGATGAGGTCATATTGCAATATTTACAGGAATGCAGTCACATGAAACcttaataaaatatagtaaagtAAAAAGCATGTAGAAAGCAATAATTCCAATTATACAGAGCAAGATTATGTGTCTAGTGACAGTGGCTGAATTGCCAGGAGCTCCTATTTTTACCCAGCTCTGAAAGCCTACAGGGTTAAATTCCAAACCAACATACTCAGCAGATCTATGACCATGTTATAATCCAGTATAAACAGCTGGGGAAAGATCAGAGATGCAGGGAGAGCCCTTCCACTAGGCCTATCTCCATGCTCTGCATCCCAGGAGCTTGGACCAGTCCAGGTTCCAGCAAAGTTCTTGGACACCAGTACAGGCCATTGTTACATGAGGAAGTGGCCCCTTGTTTGTCTCCACCACCCAGAtagtttatacctgaaataaccacacagaaactgtagtaattaaaacactgtttggccattagctctaacttcttattgagtaactcttacatattagttttacccatctccattaatctgtgtatcaacaggtagcagtggcttaccagagattctaaccagtgtccgtctcaggcagaggatccatggcttctctgcctctcccttcttcctcccagcattcagttctgttttccccgcctacctaagttctgccctatcagctaggccaaggcagttttttattcattaaccaatgaaagcaacacacaaatagAAGGGACTCCTACACCAGACCATGACTCCAGAGCTTCAACTGATCACCATCAATCCATCAGGCATCCTCAACAGAGACCAGGTGTCCCAGGTGGTTCAGAGGAGACATCATCCTCACTAGGATTTCAGCAGTGTGGTCAACCTACATATACAGCAAGACTCAAGCTGATTTATATGGTCATATAACCAAATTTCCTTCTAACATGGAGGTGAGCTAATGTCTGCAGGCATGCATGTCTCATGTTGAAGATGCATTGGGTACCCAGTGGCTAACAGACTTAGTACCTAGCTACATCATTCAAGTGAGGGGGAAGAGCTGAGAAAGTTGGATCATCACAGACttagtatttaaaaatagaaggatTGGGAAGTGGGGAGCAGGGGACTCAGGAAAGGGCCTGAAGGACACTATTAGTTTTAAGACACTCACCCTAAGCTTCTTCCACTACTGCCCTCTGGCAAATAATGGGATGTTCAGTTGGGGGTCACCAATTGAATTAGCATAGCAATTGATTCTCTTTCCTGCTACATCCTCAGGCTGGGAGTCTTTGGACAAGTAAGTGGCCATGGCTACTGGCTCCTGACCTGTAAAATTGGAATGATCACATCAGTATATCATATGTATACTGAGCCCTGAAATGAGCAGATGAGGGCATGTCTCAAACCTTGCGAACATAGTGCAAAAGCCTGGTACATGAGATCTGTTATTGCTCTGGGTGCCAAGTGAGAACAAGTGTTGACTCTGCTTGTGTGTACATCAACTCTGCTGTATGCAGGGCATTGAGGACAGCACtctttgccttcctcctccttctctctctaccCATGAAAGTTCCCAACAAAGCTAACCCAGGTCTTCTCAAATATTGCCAAAGGTTATTAAAGTTTGCACCACAGGCTCCCCTCAGACAGCAGAGTAATTCTGTTCCTGAGAGTTCTCCAGCGCCTGCCAGTAAGTGAGTAAGTTCTGGGTGTCACAGAGTGGCAGGTCACAATTTTCTGAAAGTGGCACACGGAGAAGCTTAAGCCAAATGGGAAAAAGGTCTGTTCAGTGTGGAGTTCCTCAGGCTGGATCTTCAGCATGGCCAAGCAGAGCCCAAAAAACACATCCTCCAGCTTGAGGAATGGAACACTCTCAGAGACATTGAAAACTTTGCTGGCCACATTGCTAGAAAAGACATAACCCGTACCAGAACAAAAAGGTGGGTACCTATCCCAGGGATATTCAAATTTACTCACAAACCACTTGTTGAACTTCTGCCTGATGGAAGATCATTGGACTTTATGTAGCCTGTGAAGAACCTGGAGGTTTTGTCTTTCTTCAGCAGCAGGTCAGTCAGATAGCCAACATTCACAAACATGTCTGAGTCTGTCTTCATCACAAAAGCTGCCTGAGGACAAAAGTGGTGCACCTATTCCATGCCCATCAATGTCTTCAGGGTCAAGTTGTAATAGTCATCCTTGAAATCCTTCTGGATGATGTCGCGGTGCTGCTTGCCCTCCTGGGCTGTAGAATTCATCTCATCAGTGCTGTCTGAGGCCCCCAGGAGGAAGAGGGTCTTCACACGCTGCCCGTGCACCTCTGTATCTTTCCCCCATGTCTTTCGGATGGCCATGCGAGCCGCCAGCTGCTTGTGGGATGAAGTCACCAGCAGCACAAGGAAAGGTGGCTTCTGCTTGCAGTCTATATCTGGAAGCTGAAGGAACTTACCATGACCTTTCTTGAGAACTAGGGGCAGTGTCTTGAAAGGTTCCATGCTGAAGTACAAGCATAGAATGCCCATCATCAGAATGAAAGCATAAATCAGCCTCATCTTCATGAAGTCCATCTGAAAGAACAAAGATAAACTGCAAGGTCTCCCAAGAGAGAGGGTGGAGTAATAGATCCCCAAACACAAGGGGATCAGAGGGCTCTGTTCTGGTGTTCCAAGCCTAGCACAAGGgctagaatttatattttataaggaaCTAACAGAGAAGTATTTGATAGTTCCCaacacagggctagagagattgctcagtggttaggagcactacATTTTCTGCCAACAACCACCTGtatctgctcttccagtggatctgatgccctcttctggcctctgtgggcactgcacacaaatggtgcacagataaacatgcaggcaaaatttccgtgcacataaactaaaaacttttaaattttacccAAAATGtaccaaaacaaaggaaaaatagatgTTTAAGGTAATGGAACTGTGAATCTGTGTAAACAgtacacattatatatgtgtaatatacaaAACCCCaattacacaatttaaaaatgaactttaaaaaatattagttgATTGCCAAGGAGGtgagatggaagaagagatcCATGGTTTAGAAAACTctggagaagctggagagatacttcacaggttaagaacattgcctgctcttccaaagatcctgattTCAGATCCCAGAAACCATGtggaggttcacaaccatctataatatgatctggcatgcaggcatacatgcagaacactcataaataaaatataaaaaagaaaaagaaaggaagaaagtctgGACTCTTAGAATACAGAAGTGGAAACCATGCCCCAACAGTGAAGCATACAGAGCAGCCTGCCTTGCTGTCCCCCAGTGCCACACTGACAGCTTTGGGATTCTAGATACTGGTCCCAGCTCTGGGAACTGCCAGCCCTTCACTAATGGGGTATTCAGACTCCTTGTCCTTCAGTAGATAGGACCAGATCTCCTAACAGATCCTCAGCTCTGACCTCTGGTGACTCCATGACAAGGAATGTCACAATGCAGCTAGACAGCCTGTAGGTCTGACAGCTGTACATTCAGGGTGCAAGTAGAGGTCTGGAAGCAGTGCATTCTAGGTACAAGCACATGACTGGCTGtggagacccaaaaatatgagcctatttccacattgacaaagatcagagagttggaacttacctttAGTTCTTTCAATGTTGTTCTGCCTCCACCTCAAAGGCCCCACCTAGCTGTAGAATaggagttctgctctctcaagttTATCAACAGGTGTGGCTTATAGCTAGACCTTGTACTTCAGGAATAGAGATGTAAATATGTTCCTgcttcaaacaaaagtctaaaaatCCAACTATGAGTCCAGGTCCTTTGTGGAGATAACTTTGATTCCATGCAGGGAGTGatttgcctacagagtgttttggtctagggtgtgagcatgactcGTTTTGTTCTAGCCACAAAATATTTAATGGATATAGCCCACAACCTTCAACTGGTATACTCATTTCCTTGTATTGTGTTAATGGAGTTTTCTGTCTTACTCTTAACTTTTGCAGTCAGGGGTCTTTAAAGCAAGTGGAAATTAGGTGCAGTCAAATTTTAGTGttcactggaattccctctggatactatcctatatgtttctcatgtttattattttcattcatgttttcatactctttattatatttttaaatcttcataCCTCTAGCCTGACAAAAGGTATTTTTGTCGAAGTTGGTCCTTAGCAAATGGCCACAGACTTCTCTAATTGAGCAGGCTAAAAAAAGCAACTCTTCACATTATGAGTTCCTGACAACTCATGTGTCTGAACTCTTGGTCTGCATCTGACGCTGCTGTTGGGAAAGGTTGTAAAACCCTTTATGAGATGGGGCCAAGCTACAGGGAGTGAGCACTGGGGGATGAGTGATGAGTTTATGACACCGTCCACTTCatgtcctctctctgcctcctgatccaCAAGATATGAGCAATAATCTCACACCCTGCTACCACAGCTACAAGCTGTTCCCAGTGGTGTGTATGTATTCCTGCTGCAAAGTAGAATCACCTCAAGTCAGGATACAAAGTAAATCCCCCCATCATAAGTCATTTCTCTTTAAGTCATATTTGGTCATAGCAATGATATAAGTACTTACCACAAAAGCACCTCTCATTTTCTGATTTGTACAATTGACTTGAAATTCAAGGAACCTGGAATGTGGTAAGTTTGAGATCACTGGTGTTAGTGTTGtaacactgagaaagaaagacactcaCTTTTGTTGAGCAAGAAATTAGCTCCCTCCAGAGGGCTAAGTCACAGGGTAGAAGCCATGGATGAAATGAATTCCTTGTGAGGAGCAGTGCTGACCGTGGCCAATGTTCCACCCTACCTTCTGAGACTATCTTCTGGACTCAGTTTATCTACCAAAAATGAAGCTTTTGTCTCTCAGGAATAACTAGGAGAGAAAATAATAGTGttcaaattgttttcattttacttcatgCTTTGCCCTCTCCCTGTGTGACCCCAAGCAAGTGTGTGAGCTGCATTCCTGGACTCAGTTTTGTGACTTCTAACATGGGTACAACTGAGGCACAGTGTCAACTATATGATCACCTGTCCACAACAACAAATATCTGAGAATCCTCTGAGGTCTCAAAGATGAAGATAGGCCCTGTGGTGGTTTCAGGGAGAATGGCCTCTCTGGGCCCATATGATTGATGACTTTTTCATCAGTGGGTGGATGTCTTTGGGAAGGAtgggggtgtggccttggtggagaaggtgtgtcactggatgTGGCTGTGAGGTTTGAAAAACCCATGCCATTGCCAACGGGCTCTATTTCTTCATCATTACTGTGGATCAATGTGTGAACTCTAAGCTGTTCCCGCCATTCATGTCTTTGCTGTCATCATGGACACTAACCCTCTGACACTCTAAGACCAACTGAATTTTTATGACATcccttgctcatggtgtttcatcacaacaaggTAAAAGTAATTAACACTGTAGTTGGTACCAGGGAGTGGGATACAGCCTGACTGGCCTGACCTTGTTGTGTTTTGGAGGAATGTAGAAGACGGTGGGGCTTTGGATGAGGAAAACAGTTGAACACTGAGTGCTgagcttaatgggccatcctagtaggagtGTGGTAGTAGTGCTGTGGACCGTGCGGTCACTTCAAGAGGTCTCAGAGGGAAGCAATATTAGTAATGGGgatagagaccattcttgtgatatttttacaaagaatgaggctgctttctgcccttgtatTAAGAACCTGtctgagggctagagagatggctctgtggttaagagcactggtttttcttccagaggatctgggttcagttcccagcattcacagagCAGTTCACAATTGTTTGTAGTTCTAATTCCAGAAGATGTGATGTCCTCACATCAATGCAAATAAAGTTAAAAGGAAAGGCAAGAGTTGGTGTGcatataaaaaatatgaatatgccTGAGGCTAAACTGAAGAGACAGGGATTACGTTCTGTCatcatttgaatgtaattggcccccataagcacataatgagtggcactattaagaggtgtggcattgttgctGGTCACAatatctcttcagagcaatagaaaatatAAGACAATTTTGCTGGCAAAGGAGAAGGATCAAGAGGCCAGAATCAGACCCACATGAAGGTTACacgaacacccacacacacacacacaggcagacactgaaagaaatttAATAGCAACCATTGTACTTGctagtttaatgtcaacttgacacaaacaagAGTTATCCAAAGAGAgtgaacctcaattgagaaaatgtctccataagatctggctgtaagcattttcttagtgatttatAGGGTAGGGACCAGCCCACtctgggtggtgccacctctgggtcagaggtcctgggttctataagaaaggaaggctgagagagccagtaagcaacactcttccaatgctctgcatcagctcctgcctcctggtgtctgtcctgtttgagtttctgccctcactgcttttgatgatgaactgtaatatgaaactgtgagcaaaataaatccttttgttcccaagctgcttttggacatgatgtttcatcacagcaacagaaaccttaaccaTTTAAGGGAATGTATTTTGAATAAATGTGATCGTGACCTTTCATGGCTGCTGGACCTTCTAACTAGtgtgatattttgaaaaaaaatggggcCTCAGCACTACCATCCCCCAAATCAGTTGTTTCCACTGGAGCCTTGGACCAgactggagaggtgagtgtctcAGTTCCCTATTGGAGGGATAGGCTCTCTAGCCCTTAGTCCTGGCAGGCAAATGCTGTGCTCCACACGACCCAAGAAACCCCAGAGCAGGCTTCCCAAACCGTAACCATCCCCCATGGCATCTgtgaccaccagagccttggcccAGACGGCCCCTAGAGAGAATCTGTGAGCATAGAAGACTTGGCCCTGACTGCCTCTGCAGAGAGCCTTGGCCCTACCTATAATTGGAAGAACCCAGAACGATATCAGTCTCCACCAGAGGCACAGAATTGCCTGCACCTGAAAGAAGAGGGGCCACCTGATCCATAGACCCCACCTTCACCAATTGGGGGAAGAGGGATTTCCTGAAGCATAAGACCCACCTGCATGCACTGAAGAAAGAGAGGGGCAGATGGCAGcataagaacacattcaacataAAGAGGAACATGGCACCACCAAACCCTAGAGgtcctacaacaggaagacctgagcaTGCTaccccagaagaagcagaagtaagtgaccttaaatataactttataaagatgatagagacccttaaagaggaaatgaaaaaatcccttaaataaatgaaagacagacaaaaaaagttgaaagaaatcaataaatatattaaagaaagccaagaaaacaaaacaaaaaacaaaaacaaacaaacaggtgaagcaaacaaatcaagacttgaaaaccaaaatagaagcaataaagaaaactcaactGAGAgcattctggaaatgaaaaatcttggaaaataagtaagatgcaagcataaccatcagattacaagagatggaagagagagaatcTAAGGAGTTGAAGAgataatagagaaaatagattcatcagtcaaaaaaaTGTAAGATCCAATAAgtccttaacacaaaacatccaagaaatctgggagACCATGATAAGGCTACATAAGAAtaacagggatagaagaaggagaagaactccagctcaaagggacagaaaatatattcaacaaaaatcacagaagaaaattttccaaacctaaagaaggacatacttacaaagacacaagaaacttacagaacaccataagctggaccagaaaaaaaatgcccccttgctacataataatcaaaacaataaacatacagaataaagagataATATTAAGATCTGCATAGGAAAAAGGCTAAGTAGcacataaaggcagacccattAGAATAACACCCGAATTCTCAATAGAAACTCTGATAACCAGAGGCCCTGGACAGGCGTGCTGCAAAgactaagagaccacaaatggaagcccagactactatacccagcaatgctttcaatcaccatagatgaggaaaacaagatattccaagacaaaaccatatttaaacaatatctatccacaaatccagccctacagaaagtactagatgGAAAGCTgcaacccaaggaagatggctgcatccacaaaaacacacGCATCTCACACCAACAAATCCCAcagaggggaaacacacacattaccaacaacaacaaaccaaaacttAACTGAAATTATTAATTGCTAGTCACAAATATTCCTTAATATCTATAGACTCGattacctataaaaagacacaggctaacagaatggatacaaaaacagtgtccatccttctgttgcatacaagaagCACACCTCAACATTAAAGACAGACTTTACCTCAGAGTAatgggttgggaaaagatttctaatcaaatggaagtaagaaacaaactggtgtagctatcctaatatctaacaaaatcaactttgaatgaaaattaatcgaaagagatggaaaagaacatTCCATATTCaacacaggaaaaattcatcaagatgagGTCTTAATTCTGAACATATATGTcctaaatacaagggcacccactcttttaaaagaaatattattaaagattaaagcaagccgggtggtggtggtgcacgcctttaatcccagcactcggaggcagaggcaggcggatctctgtgagttcaaggctagcctggcctagaagagctagttccaggacaagaacaaaaaagctatggaggaaaccctgtctcgaaaataaaaaaaaaaagattaaagcaTAGATCAAACCACATCACACAAATAGTGGGAGACCTCAACACCCCACTAATCAATGTACAgttctgccagacagaaactacacaaagaaataacAGAACTAACAGAAGTTGTTACTCAAATGGgcacagacatctacagaacattccacccaagacacaaaagaatataacttctcagcaactcatggaaccttctctaataTTAAGCACATATTCTNNNNNNNNNNNNNNNNNNNNNNNNNNNNNNNNNNNNNNNNNNNNNNNNNNNNNNNNNNNNNNNNNNNNNNNNNNNNNNNNNNNNNNNNNNNNNNNNNNNNNNNNNNNNNNNNNNNNNNNNNNNNNNNNNNNNNNNNNNNNNNNNNNNNNNNNNNNNNNNNNNNNNNNNNNNNNNNNNNNNNNNNNNNNNNNNNNNNNNNNNNNNNNNNNNNNNNNNNNNNNNNNNNNNNNNNNNNNNNNNNNNNNNNNNNNNNNNNNNNNNNNNNNNNNNNNNNNNNNNNNNNNNNNNNNNNNNNNNNNNNNNNNNNNNNNNNNNNNNNNNNNNNNNNNNNNNNNNNNNNNNNNNNNNNNNNNNNNNNNNNNNNNNNNNNNNNNNNNNNNNNNNNNNNNNNNNNNNNNNNNNNNNNNNNNNNNNNNNNNNNNNNNNNNNNNNNNNNNNNNNNNNNNNNNNNNNNNNNNNNNNNNNNNNNNNNNNNNNNNNNNNNNNNNNNNNNNNNNNNNNNNNNNNNNNNNNNNNNNNNNNNNNNNNNNNNNNNNNNNNNNNNNNNNNNNNNNNNNNNNNNNNNNNNNNNNNNNNNNNNNNNNNNNNNNNNNNNNNNNNNNNNNNNNNNNNNNNNNNNNNNNNNNNNNNNNNNNNNNNNNNNNNNNNNNNNNNNNNNNNNNNNNNNNNNNNNNNNNNNNNNNNNNNNNNNNNNNNNNNNNNNNNNNNNNNNNNNNNNNNNNNNNNNNNNNNNNNNNNNNNNNNNNNNNNNNNNNNNNNNNNNNNNNNNNNNNNNNNNNNNNNNNNNNNNNNNNNNNNNNNNNNNNNNNNNNNNNNNNNNNNNNNNNNNNNNNNNNNNNNNNNNNNNNNNNNNNNNNNNNNNNNNNNNNNNNNNNNNNNNNNNNNNNNNNNNNNNNNNNNNNNNNNNNNNNNNNNNNNNNNNNNNNNNNNNNNNNNNNNNNNNNNNNNNNNNNNNNNNNNNNNNNNNNNNNNNNNNNNNNNNNNNNNNNNNNNNNNNNNNNNNNNNNNNNNNNNNNNNNNNNNNNNNNNNNNNNNNNNNNNNNNNNNNNNNNNNNNNNNNNNNNNNNNNNNNNNNNNNNNNNNNNNNNNNNNNNNNNNNNNNNNNNNNNNNNNNNNNNNNNNNNNNNNNNNNNNNNNNNNNNNNNNNNNNNNNNNNNNNNNNNNNNNNNNNNNNNNNNNNNNNNNNNNNNNNNNNNNNNNNNNNNNNNNNNNNNNNNNNNNNNNNNNNNNNNNNNNNNNNNNNNNNNNNNNNNNNNNNNNNNNNNNNNNNNNNNNNNNNNNNNNNNNNNNNNNNNNNNNNNNNNNNNNNNNNNNNNNNNNNNNNNNNNNNNNNNNNNNNNNNNNNNNNNNNNNNNNNNNNNNNNNNNNNNNNNNNNNNNNNNNNNNNNNNNNNNNNNNNNNNNNNNNNNNNNNNNNNNNNNNNNNNNNNNNNNNNNNNNNNNNNNNNNNNNNNNNNNNNNNNNNNNNNNNNNNNNNNNNNNNNNNNNNNNNNNNNNNNNNNNNNNNNNNNNNNNNNNNNNNNNNNNNNNNNNNNNNNNNNNNNNNNNNNNNNNNNNNNNNNNNNNNNNNNNNNNNNNNNNNNNNNNNNNNNNNNNNNNNNNNNNNNNNNNNNNNNNNNNNNNNNNNNNNNNNNNNNNNNNNNNNNNNNNNNNNNNNNNNNNNNNNNNNNNNNNNNNNNNNNNNNNNNNNNNNNNNNNNNNNNNNNNNNNNNNNNNNNNNNNNNNNNNNNNNNNNNNNNNNNNNNNNNNNNNNNNNNNNNNNNNNNNNNNNNNNNNNNNNNNNNNNNNNNNNNNNNNNNNNNNNNNNNNNNNNNNNNNNNNNNNNNNNNNNNNNNNNNNNNNNNNNNNNNNNNNNNNNNNNNNNNNNNNNNNNNNNNNNNNNNNNNNNNNNNNNNNNNNNNNNNNNNNNNNNNNNNNNNNNNNNNNNNNNNNNNNNNNNNNNNNNNNNNNNNNNNNNNNNNNNNNNNNNNNNNNNNNNNNNNNNNNNNNNNNNNNNNNNNNNNNNNNNNNNNNNNNNNNNNNNNNNNNNNNNNNNNNNNNNNNNNNNNNNNNNNNNNNNNNNNNNNNNNNNNNNNNNNNNNNNNNNNNNNNNNNNNNNNNNNNNNNNNNNNNNNNNNNNNNNNNNNNNNNNNNNNNNNNNNNNNNNNNNNNNNNNNNNNNNNNNNNNNNNNNNNNNNNNNNNNNNNNNNNNNNNNNNNNNNNNNNNNNNNNNNNNNNNNNNNNNNNNNNNNNNNNNNNNNNNNNNNNNNNNNNNNNNNNNNNNNNNNNNNNNNNNNNNNNNNNNNNNNNNNNNNNNNNNNNNNNNNNNNNNNNNNNNNNNNNNNNNNNNNNNNNNNNNNNNNNNNNNNNNNNNNNNNNNNNNNNNNNNNNNNNNNNNNNNNNNNNNNNNNNNNNNNNNNNNNNNNNNNNNNNNNNNNNNNNNNNNNNNNNNNNNNNNNNNNNNNNNNNNNNNNNNNNNNNNNNNNNNNNNNNNNNNNNNNNNNNNNNNNNNNNNNNNNNNNNNNNNNNNNNNNNNNNNNNNNNNNNNNNNNNNNNNNNNNNNNNNNNNNNNNNNNNNNNNNNNNNNNNNNNNNNNNNNNNNNNNNNNNNNNNNNNNNNNNNNNNNNNNNNNNNNNNNNNNNNNNNNNNNNNNNNNNNNNNNNNNNNNNNNNNNNNNNNNNNNNNNNNNNNNNNNNNNNNNNNNNNNNNNNNNNNNNNNNNNNNNNNNNNNNNNNNNNNNNNNNNNNNNNNNNNNNNNNNNNNNNNNNNNNNNNNNNNNNNNNNNNNNNNNNNNNNNNNNNNNNNNNNNNNNNNNNNNNNNNNNNNNNNNNNNNNNNNNNNNNNNNNNNNNNNNNNNNNNNNNNNNNNNNNNNNNNNNNNNNNNNNNNNNNNNNNNNNNNNNNNNNNNNNNNNNNNNNNNNNNNNNNNNNNNNNNNNNNNNNNNNNNNNNNNNNNNNNNNNNNNNNNNNNNNNNNNNNNNNNNNNNNNNNNNNNNNNNNNNNNNNNNNNNNNNNNNNNNNNNNNNNNNNNNNNNNNNNNNNNNNNNNNNNNNNNNNNNNNNNNNNNNNNNNNNNNNNNNNNNNNNNNNNNNNNNNNNNNNNNNNNNNNNNNNNNNNNNNNNNNNNNNNNNNNNNNNNNNNNNNNaagacctgaacatcctaacccagaagaagcagaagaaagtgaccttaaatataactttataaagatgatagagacccttaaagaggaaatgaaaaaaatcccttaaatagatggaagaaagacaaaaaaaagttgaaagaaatc
Encoded proteins:
- the B3galt5 gene encoding LOW QUALITY PROTEIN: beta-1,3-galactosyltransferase 5 (The sequence of the model RefSeq protein was modified relative to this genomic sequence to represent the inferred CDS: inserted 2 bases in 2 codons; substituted 1 base at 1 genomic stop codon) — encoded protein: MDFMKMRLIYAFILMMGILCLYFSMEPFKTLPLVLKKGHGKFLQLPDIDCKQKPPFLVLLVTSSHKQLAARMAIRKTWGKDTEVHGQRVKTLFLLGASDSTDEMNSTAQEGKQHRDIIQKDFKDDYYNLTLKTLMGMEXVHHFCPQAAFVMKTDSDMFVNVGYLTDLLLKKDKTSRFFTGYIKSNDLPXRQKFNKWFVSKFEYPWDRYPPFCSGTGYVFSSNVASKVFNVSESVPFLKLEDVFFGLCLAMLKIQPEELHTEQTFFPFGLSFSVCHFQKIVTCHSVTPXNLLTYWQALENSQEQNYSAV